A single region of the Sulfurimonas sp. genome encodes:
- a CDS encoding FecR domain-containing protein, whose product MKAIKLFIVLFVLFGASAYASSVATITAIKGSAYIKRDSTNIEANLGDKLQEKDTILTKDNTKVQLIFKDDTIISIGKNSNFSIKEYLYEENQESVAKFGMISGAMRTITGEIGKITPQKFSVETKTATIGIRGTNFSIVMGEDGLFNAYCTYGAISARVNNDVYVIRQGFLISVLPSGDVKIDEFNSDDLKNMKNQHFGTLKKKKSSEVGLAKLEDEFQGQLNLTDEDISSIVIQDVSNLNTDAILSDSSLNEDIVLTAQQQFNALLASYTMADAYYTGSVISTTNANMVFTGALVDLYIDFGADTASLILNEGTIVFDQNPVFTDDKFSVENQFGTASGIFQKPTGNTVKGDYYHDDGLYIDSGAYQVNTFQVLY is encoded by the coding sequence ATGAAAGCTATTAAATTATTTATTGTTTTGTTTGTTTTATTTGGAGCATCTGCTTATGCAAGCAGTGTAGCAACAATTACTGCTATAAAAGGAAGTGCGTATATAAAAAGAGACTCAACAAATATTGAAGCAAATCTTGGCGATAAACTCCAAGAAAAAGACACAATCTTAACAAAAGACAATACTAAGGTTCAACTCATTTTTAAAGATGACACAATCATCAGTATAGGTAAAAACAGCAACTTCTCAATTAAAGAGTATCTATATGAAGAAAATCAAGAAAGTGTTGCTAAATTTGGAATGATTTCTGGTGCTATGCGTACAATTACAGGTGAGATTGGAAAAATTACACCTCAAAAGTTTAGTGTAGAGACAAAAACTGCAACTATAGGTATACGTGGTACTAACTTTAGTATAGTAATGGGTGAAGACGGTTTATTTAATGCCTATTGTACATACGGGGCTATCAGTGCTCGTGTAAATAATGACGTTTATGTTATCAGACAAGGGTTTTTAATATCAGTATTACCAAGTGGAGATGTTAAGATAGATGAATTTAATTCGGATGATTTAAAAAATATGAAAAATCAACACTTCGGTACTTTAAAAAAGAAAAAGTCTTCTGAAGTTGGATTGGCTAAGTTAGAAGATGAATTTCAAGGTCAGTTAAATTTAACAGATGAGGATATAAGCTCTATAGTAATACAGGATGTGTCAAATTTAAATACTGATGCTATATTAAGTGATAGTAGTTTAAATGAAGATATTGTGTTAACAGCACAACAACAGTTTAACGCACTTTTAGCTTCATATACAATGGCTGATGCTTATTATACAGGTAGTGTAATATCAACCACTAATGCCAATATGGTTTTCACTGGAGCACTTGTTGATTTGTATATAGATTTTGGAGCTGATACAGCATCTTTAATATTAAACGAAGGGACTATTGTTTTTGATCAAAATCCTGTTTTTACAGATGATAAGTTTAGTGTTGAGAACCAATTTGGAACAGCAAGCGGTATATTCCAAAAACCTACAGGCAACACAGTTAAGGGTGACTATTATCATGATGATGGGTTATATATAGATTCTGGAGCTTATCAAGTAAATACATTTCAGGTATTATATTAG